Proteins encoded within one genomic window of Streptomyces sp. NBC_00523:
- a CDS encoding serine hydrolase domain-containing protein, which produces MPPEARAAARRRLLEDGRARGLYSGAAWSLGGTEGPWDRGWTGTRAQGGPPLDGNDLWDLASVTKPLAGLVVMALVDRGELRLGDTVGQHLARYADSPHAPRTIAQLLDHTSGLPGGVPLYRDHPTRESLLTALGSLPRTAAPGTRVTYSSQGFILLGLIAEQVTGRSLDELMSELVCAPLGLTDTCFRPAPAQRGRAVATEACPWRGRTVVGEVHDENAVVLGGVAGHAGLFSTLADLERLALALLGGGPPLLEPDTLTLMTTPRTDHLNLRRALAWQGQDSTGSPVGDTFGPASYGHTGFTGTSLWLDPAAGRYAVLLTNRVHPSRVERGFTELRREFHTL; this is translated from the coding sequence GTGCCCCCCGAGGCCCGGGCGGCCGCCCGGCGCCGGCTGCTGGAGGACGGACGGGCGCGCGGTCTCTACTCTGGTGCCGCCTGGTCGCTCGGCGGCACGGAGGGGCCGTGGGACCGCGGCTGGACGGGCACCCGCGCGCAAGGGGGACCCCCGCTGGACGGCAACGATCTGTGGGACCTCGCATCCGTGACCAAACCGCTGGCGGGCCTGGTCGTCATGGCACTGGTCGACCGGGGCGAGCTCCGCCTCGGCGACACCGTCGGACAGCATCTGGCCCGCTACGCGGACAGCCCGCACGCCCCCCGTACGATCGCCCAACTCCTCGACCACACCTCGGGGCTGCCGGGCGGGGTACCGCTCTACCGCGACCACCCGACCCGTGAGTCCCTGCTGACGGCGCTCGGCTCACTGCCGCGCACCGCCGCGCCCGGCACCCGGGTCACGTACTCGTCCCAGGGGTTCATCCTGCTCGGCCTCATCGCCGAACAGGTCACGGGCCGGAGCCTGGACGAGCTGATGAGCGAGCTCGTGTGCGCACCTCTCGGCCTCACCGACACCTGCTTCCGGCCGGCGCCCGCCCAGCGGGGGCGTGCGGTGGCCACGGAAGCCTGCCCCTGGCGTGGCCGGACCGTCGTCGGCGAGGTGCACGACGAGAACGCGGTGGTACTCGGCGGCGTCGCCGGACACGCGGGGCTCTTCTCCACGCTCGCGGACCTGGAACGCCTCGCGCTCGCTCTCCTGGGCGGCGGCCCCCCGCTGCTGGAGCCGGACACCCTCACGCTGATGACCACTCCGCGCACGGACCACCTCAACCTGCGCCGCGCCCTGGCCTGGCAGGGGCAGGACTCGACCGGTTCCCCGGTGGGCGACACCTTCGGCCCGGCTTCGTACGGTCACACGGGATTCACCGGCACGAGCCTGTGGCTCGACCCTGCGGCCGGGCGCTACGCGGTCCTGCTCACCAACCGCGTCCATCCCAGCCGCGTGGAGCGTGGATTCACCGAGCTGAGGCGGGAGTTCCACACCCTCTGA